The genomic segment CCGCGACGTCAAACCGGAGAACGTGCTCATCGGGCGCGGCGGCCAGCTCGGCGCCGGTGTGGTCAAGGTGGGCGACTTCGGCCTGGTCCGCGCGGTCGCCAGCGCGGGCACCACCAGCTCCAGCGTCATCCTCGGCACGGTCGCCTACCTCTCCCCCGAGCAGGTCACGCTCGGCGCGGCGAGCGTGCGCGGCGACGTCTACTCCGCCGGGATCCTGCTCTACGAGATGCTCACCGGGCAGACGCCGTACACCGGCGACACGGCGATCTCGGTGGCCTACCGGCACGTGAACGACGACGTGCCCGCGCCGAGCCAGCTGCGCCCGGGCATCCCGCCCGCGCTCGACCAGCTCGTGCTGCGCGCGACCCGCCGCGACCCCGAGGCCCGGCCCGCCGACGCGGGCGCCTTCCTCGACGAACTCCTGCAGGTGCGCGCCGAGCTGGGCATCCCGCGGGTGCCGGTGCCCGTGCCGCCGCCCCCGGACGTCGACCGCGAATCCGACGTGGAGAAGACCACGCCGCACCTGGCCGCGATCGCCGCGGCGCCGACCGCCCCGGCCGTGCCCGCGGTGCAGCCCGGCCCGCAGCTCACCGAGCAGCCCACCGTGCGGCACGTCCCGCAGGTACCTCCCGCCCGGCACGCGACGAAGATGTACGACCGGCCCGCGGTCCCGCCCCCGCCGCCTTCGCCACCGGCGGGCACTCCGGCGCCCGCGTACGAGGAGCAGCCGCCACCGCGGTCGCGCAGGCGGCTGTACGTCCTGCTCGCGGTCGTCGTGGTGCTGCTCGGCGGCACGATCGGCGCGGCCTCCTGGTGGTACTCCGGCGGCCGGTACGCGCAGGTGCCGAAGCTGGCCGGCATGTCGCAGGCCGAGGCCGGGGACCTGCTGCGGGCCGCGCAGCTGAACCCCGCCTACACCAAGGAGATGCACAACACCGTGCCCGCGGGCACGGTGATCCGGACCGACCCCGACGCCGGGGCCGAGGTGCTGCTCGACGAGCAGGTGTCGGTGGTCGTCTCCGAGGGCCAGCCGGTGGTGCCCGACATCAAGCCGGGCGCCGACCCGGCCACCGCGGAGCAGTCGATCCGGCTGGTCAAGCTCGAACCGAAGCTGGACCCGAAGCTCGACGACTACAGCGCGACCGTGCCCAAGGGCGCGGTGGTCAAGGTGCAGCCGAACCCGGGCAGCCGGGCCAACATCGGCGACCCGGTGTCGATCGGGCTGTCCAAGGGCCCGCCGCCCCTGCCGGTGCCGGACGTGACCGGCCGGAGCAAGGAAGAGGCGTTCAAGGCGCTGACCGACGCCGGGTTCCAGCCGTTCGAGGCCGGTGAGGAGTTCGTGCAGAACGTGCCTGCGGGCAAGGTCAGCAAGACCAGCCCGCCAGGGGGCACCGTGGTCACCGGCGGCGACAAGCGGATCGGCGTGTTCGTCTCCAGCGCCGTGCAGGTGCCGAACGTGGTCGGCCGCTCGCCCAAGGACGCCGCGAAGATCCTGCGTGAAGCCGGGCTCGACCCGGACTTCAAGCGCGGCAGGGACGACGAGAAGAACGACTTCAACCTGGTGGTGGAGACCAACCCGCCGGCGGGCACGCCGGTCGGCAAGGGCACCAAGGTGCAGTGCCGGACGTTCCTGTGATCGGCAGTCGCGGCCGGGTCACCGGCACCATCGGCCCCGGCCTGGTCGGCGAAGTGCTGCTCAGCGTCCGCGGTGGCACGGAAGCGTTCTACGCCTACCCCGCCGACGGTCAGGAACGATTCGAGAACGGAACGCAGGTACTGGTGGTGGATTTCGAGTCACCGCGTACGGTCTACGTCCAGCGCTGGCTGCCACTCGGCTGACCAGCCACTCATCTGGGGGAGACTGACGTGGATCCGCTGATCCTCGCCGGCGTGATCGTCGGCGCCATCATCTTGTTGTTCATCCTGCTCCGCACGCTCTACAAGGTCGCGGAGCCCAACGAGGCACTGCTCATCTCCGGCTGGGGCGTGCGCGTCCAGCGCTCGGAGACCGCGGACAGCCTCGGGTTCAAGATCATCACCGGCAAGGGCGTGCTGGTGATCCCGGGCTTCCAGACCGCGCGGCGGCTGTCGCTGGACACCAGGGGCGCCAACCTGCAGGTCTCCTGCGTGACCAAGCAGGGCCTGCCGGTGACCGTGCGCGCGGTGGTCATCTACAAGGTCGGGGACGACTTCGCCTCGATCGCCAACGCCGCCCGCCGGTTCCTCGACCAGCAGGACGGGATGAACGACACCATCCACGAGCTGTTCGCCGGGCACCTGCGCTCGATCGTCGGCGGGCTGACCATCGAGGAGATGATCCACAACCGGGACGCGCTCACCGGCGAGATCCGCAGCTCGTCGGCGAACGAGATGATCAAGCTCGGGCTGGTGGTCGACTCGCTGCAGATCCAGGAGATCGAGGACGAGTCGGGCTACATCCTGAACCTGGGCAAGCCGCACGCGGCCGCGGTGGCCGCGTCCGCGCGCATCGCCGAGGCGCAGCGCGACCAGGAGGCCACCCAGGCCGAGCAGGTCGCCGCCGCGCAGAAGGCGGGCGCGATCCGCGAGAGCGAGATCAAGCAGGCCGGGTTCCAGGCCGAAGTGGACCAGGCGCGGGCGAAGGCCGGGCAGTCCGGGCCGCTGGCCGAGGCGACCGCCCGCCAGGAGGTCGTGGTCCAGGAGACCAGGGCGGCGGAGCTGGAGGCCGCGCTGGCCGAGCAGAAGCTGCAGTCGCAGGTGCGCAAGCCCGCCGACGCGCGGGCGTACGACACCAGGACCTCCGCGGACGCCGAGCGCGACGCGGCGATCGCCAAGGCGCAGGCCGAGGCCAAGGAGACCGAGCTGCGGGCCGCGGCCGACGCGACCAAGGTGAAGACCGCCGCCGAGGCCGAGGCGCAGGCGACCAAGGCCCGTGGTGAAGCCAGTGCCGCCGCGACCAGGGCCACCGGTGAAGCGCAGGCGCACGCCGCCAAGGCGCAGGGGCTCGCCGAAGCGGACGCCGCCAGGGCGAAGGGGCTCGCCGAAGCCGAGGCGGCCAAGGCGAAGGGCCTCGCCGAGGCGGACGCGATCAAGGCGCGTGCCGCGGCGCTGGCGGAGAATCAGGAGGCCGTGGTCGCGCAGCAGCTGGCCGAGCGGTGGCCGGAGATCGTGGAAGCCGGCGCGAAGGCGTTCGGCAGCGTGGACCACATGGTGGTGCTCAACGGCGCCGACGGCGTGTCCGACATGTTCGCCAAGGCGCTCTCGCTCGGTGGCACCGGCCTCGGCCTGGCTCGCCAGCTGATGGAGGCGATGGGCCAGACGGGCAAGTCCGCCGAGCCGGAGACCAACGGTTCCGTGGTGCCCACCACGACCGACCTGCGCTGAACCGCCCGAGCACGAAACACGTATTTCCCGAAGGACCGATGAGTTCGCCGCCCGGGCCCGGTCAGTACCGGTGCGAGGCCAGACCGGGCACCGGGTGGCGGCGGATCGGCAGGCGGGAGGAAGGTCGTGGGCACGATGACAGAAGTGGTGAGCACCGGCACGGACGGTGACTTCCTGAGCCAGGCCGATCCCTACCGGCGTGAGCTGATGGCCCACTGCTACCGCATGCTCGGCTCGGTGCACGACGCCGAGGACCTCGTGCAGGAGACCTACATCCGCGCCTGGCGCGCCTACGACCGCTTCGAAGGCCGTTCCTCGCTGCGCACCTGGCTCTACCGCATCGCCACCAGCGCCTGCCTGACCGCGCTGGAGAGCCGCGGCAGGCGCCCGATGCCCACCGGCCTCGGCGCGCCCGGCTGCGAGCCGGAGGACACCCTGCAGGAGCGGCACGAGGTGCCGTGGCTGGAGCCGGTGCCCGACGCGCTCACCGGGGCCGACGGCGCCGACCCGGCCGCGATCGTCACCTCCCGCGAAAGCGTCCGGCTCGCGCTCGTCGCCGCGCTGCAGCACCTGCCACCGCGGCAGCGCGCGGTGCTGATCCTGCGTGACGTGCTGAAGTGGCGGGCCGCCGAGGTGGCCGAGCTGATGGACATCTCCACGCCCGCGGTGAACAGCATCCTGCAGCGCGCCCGCGCGCAGCTGGAGAAGGTGGCGCCGACCGAGAACGCGGTGACCGAGCCGTCCGCCGCCGAGCAGCGCGAACTGCTCGACCGCTTCGTCACCGCCTTCGAGGCCAAGGACATCCCGGCGATCATCAAGCTGTTCACCGAGGACGCGGTCTGGGAGATGCCGCCGTTCGCCGGCTGGTACCTCGGTGTCGAGCGGATCGCCCGCCACCTGTCCACGCGCTGCCCCTGCCGTCCCGGGCACACCCGGCTGGTGGCCACCTGGGCCAACGGGCAGCCCGCCTTCGGCACCTACCTGCGCGAGCACGACGGCGAGCGGTTCCGCGCGTTCAACCTGCAGGTGCTCACCCTGGGCCAGGACGGGATCACGCACGTGGCGAACTTCGTGGACGCGAGCCTGTTCGCGGTCTTCGAACTGCCGGAGACGCTGCCTGCCGACTACCCCGCCGCCACCGCCTGAGCGCGGGGTCCGGTCATGATGCCGACGCCGCCCCGCGCCCTGACCGGCGGGGTCGCCCTGCTGGAGCGCGCGGTCAGCTACACACTGGGCAACCTCATGCTGGTCACCGACGAGTCGATGGCGAACCCCACGCCCTGCCGGGAGTGGGACCTGCGCGCGCTGCTGGCGCACCTGGACGACGCGCTCACCGCGCTGGCCGAAGCCGCCGAGTTCGGCCGCGTGAGCCTGGAGCCCGCGGCCCCGGTGCCGGGCGACCCGGCCGCGGCCGTGCGGGCCAGGGCGGGCGAACTGCTCGGGGCCTGGTCGGGTGAACCACGCGACCTGGTCTCGCTGGGCGGGACGTCGATGACCACCGGCCTCATCGCCGGTGCCGGTGCGCTGGAGGTGGCGGTGCACGGCTGGGACGTGGCGCGCGCCTGCGGGCACGACCGTCCACTCCCACCGGCACTGGCCGGGGAAATGCTCGAGCTTTCCGCACTGTTCGTCACCGGCGCCGACCGTCCGGAGCGATTCGCCGCACCGATCGAAGTAACCGGACGCGCCACCTCCGGTGACCGGTTGCTCGCATTTCTCGGCCGGAGAGCTTGACCACACTCACCTGGGCTAGTCAGCCGAGATTAGTTAGCTGGCAAGGGTTTCATCCCGTTTAGGGCAAAAGGCGGCTGTATTCGGCCGGGCATCGGCGAAAACTCTACGGCGAGGAAGAAACGAGGAGATCGATTTACCCCCGACCGGGTGAACGAGAGGATGCGTTATCCCCGTGGAAACACCCCGACCATTCACCTGACACGTCCGGCTGGTGAACTGGCAGCTCGAATCCACTTCTGTTCAGGGAGGTCCGATCGATGCTCGACGGCCGGCTCAGCGGACTCGACGTGGCGTTTCTCTGCCTGGAGGGCGAACGGACCCCGATGCACATGGGGGCGGTGGTCACCTTCGAACCCGGCGGGCCGGTGGACACCGAGCGCCTGACCCTGTTGCTGGCCGCGCGTGCGGCGCGGATTCCCCAGCTGCGCAAGCACATCCGGCCCACGCTGCTGCCGCCCGGCGGCGCGGTCTGGGTGGACGACCCCGGTTTCGACCCGGCGGCGCACATCCACCTGCACCACGTTTCTTCGCTGTACGAACCGGATCCGCTCGCCGCCTTCGCTTCACTGTGGATCGCCGAACCGCTCGACATGAGCCGCCCGCTGTGGGACCTGTGCCTGGTGACCGGGCTGCCCGGCGGCCGGTTCGCGGTGTTGCTCAAACTGCACCACGCGCTCGCCGACGGCGCGGGCGCGTTCACCATCGGCTCGGGCCTGCTCGATGAGCTGCCCGGTGCGCGTGCGGTGCGGGCGACCAGCCCCAGGCCGGCCGAAGCCAGGCCCGCGCGCGGGGCGCTGGGCCTGCTGAAGGACGGCGTCTCGACCGTCTTCACCCAGGCCGCGGAAGGCGCGTCGATCGCCTCCTCGATGCTGCGGGCCGCGCGCCCGTACCCGGCCTCACCGATCTCCGCGCCGGACGCGGACGAGCGCAGCCTCGGTTTCGTGCGGCTGGACCTCGCCGACCTGCGGCGGGTGCGCAAGGCCCACGGCGGCACCACCAACGACGTGCTGCTCGCCATCGTCGCCGGGGCGCTGCGTGACTGGCTGATCAACCGGGGCCACCGCGCCGACGACCGCACGCTGCGGGCGCTGATCCCGGTGAGCGTGCGTGCCCGGCACCCGGGCAGCACCGACGGCAACCAGCTCTCGGGTTACCTGTGCGACCTGCCGATCGGCCTGACCGACCCGGTGGCGCGCCTGCGCGCGGTGCGCCGGTCGATGCACCACGCCAAGGCGCAGGGCACCGCCACCGGCCCCGGCGCGTTCGGGGTACTGGCCAACCGGCTGCCCGCGCCGGTGCACCGCCTGGCCACCAGGGCGGCCGGGCGGGCGGCCCCGCTGCTGTTCGACACGGTGGTCACCAACGTCCCGATGCCGAGCGGCCCACTGACCCTGGACGGCGCGCGGCTGCGGGAGATCTACCCGCTGGTCCCGCTGCCACCGCACCAGGCACTGGGCATCGCGATCTCCCTCTACCGCGACTCGGTGCACATCGGCCTGCAGGCCAACGGCGAAGCCGTCGCCGACCTGGGCTCCCTGCGAGACGCCTTCGCCAAGTCCACCGCCACCCTCGCAGACACCTGCGCCTGAGGCTCGCCCGAGGTGCCGTGAATGTGGCTTTCACGGCGGAATGTGCCGTGAAAGCCACATTCACGGCACCCGGCGTGCCCCCTCGGGGCCCAGGTCGGCTGCGGCGAGTGTGGGGTTCGGCTGCCGGAGTGTGGGACTCAGCTGCCGGAGTGTGGGATTCGGGTGCACGAGTGTGGGGTTCGGGTGCACGAGTGTGGGGTTCGCCTGGGATGTGACACCGGGCGAGTCGCACGTTCAGGAAGCCGAACCCCACACTCAGGCAGCCGAACCCCACGTTCAGGCGGGTGAACCCCACACTCGGGTGGCCGAGCCGGGTGCGGCGAGCCGAGGAGGGTGTGGCCGGAACGCTATGAGTGGGGCATTACTTGCATTGGATGCAAGTAATGCCCCACTCATAGCATTGGCCCGGCGTCAGGAGCGGAGCATTTCGGCGACCAGGAAGGCCAGTTCCAGCGACTGCTGGGTGTTCAGGCGCGGGTCGCACGCGGTTTCGTAGCGGCCGGCGAGGTCGATGTCGGAGATGTCCTGGGCGCCGCCGAGGCATTCGGTGACGTCTTCGCCGGTCAGCTCGATGTGGATGCCGCCGGGGTAGCTGCCGAGCTTGCGGTGCACCTCGAAGAAGCCCTGCACCTCGTCCACGATCCGGTCGAAGTGCCGCGTCTTGTAGCCGGTGGACGCCTCGTGGGTGTTGCCGTGCATCGGGTCGCACTGCCAGATGACCTTGTGCCCGGACGCTTCGACCTTCTCCACGATGGCGGGCAGCACCTCGCGCACCTTGCCGTTGCCCATGCGGGCGATCAGCGTGAGCCTGCCCGGCTCGTTGCGCGGGTCGAGCCGGCGCACGTACTCCACCGCCTGCTCGGGCGTGGTGGTCGGGCCGATCTTGAGCCCGATCGGGTTGTGCAGCAGCTCGGCGAAGGCGATGTGCGCGCCGTCCAGCTGCCGCGTGCGCTCGCCGATCCACAGGAAGTGCGACGACAGGTTGTACAGCTTGGGGTTGTCCGCGTCGGCGTTGTCGAGGCGCAGCAGCGCGCGCTCGTAGTCCAGCAGCAGCGCTTCGTGGCTGGCGAAGATCTCGGTGGTGTGCAGCGAGGTGTCGGTGACCCCGCACGCCGACATGAACCGCAGGCCGCGGTCGATCTCGCTGGCCAGTGCCTCGTACCGCTCACCGGCGGGCGAGAGGCGGACGAAGTCGCGGTTCCAGTCGTGCAGCTGGCCCAGGTCGGCCATCCCGGCCGCGGTCAGCGCGCGCACCAGGTTCATCGCCGCGCCCGCGTTGGCGTAGGCGCGGATCATCCGGCCCGGGTCGGGCACCCGCAGCTCGGGCTTGGCGATCAGCGAGTTGACGATGTCACCGCGGTAGACCGGCAGGCCGAGCGAGTCGGTGGAGGCCGAGCGCGGCTTGGCGTACTGACCGGCGATCCGGCCCACCTTGACCACCGGCAGACTGGCGCCGTAGGTCAGCACCACGGCCATCTGCAGCAGCGTGCGCAGGTTCGCGCGGATGTGCGGCTCGGTGTTGGACTCGAAGGTCTCCGCGCAGTCACCGCCCTGGAGCAGGAACGCCTCGCCGTTGGCCACCATGGCCAGGCGCTGGTGCAGCCGGTCGATCTCCGCGGGCACGGTGATCGGCGGCACGCTTTCCAGCACAGCGCGGACGCGGCCGGTGAGCGCCTGGTCCGGCCAGTCGGGCTGCTGGGCCGCGGGCCGGGACAGCGCCTCGTCGAGGCGGGCCCGCAACTCGGGTGGCAGCGGCGGGAGTTCAGGGAGCGTGTCTACGGGAACGTCCACTGTCCAGTTCACGCGACAAGAATATGCCGTGACACCCATCTCCCGGTCAGCGGGACGGAACTCCCAGGGAATGAACACCCACGGTCAGTTCATCCCTCACCCCGCGCTCATGCGGACTGCGCTTGCGCGTAGAGCGCCTGTGCCTCCGCGCCGAAGTACGGGCCGAACATGTAGCCGGGCAGGAAGACGTAGCCGAAGCTGTTCACCGAAGCCTGGACCCCGCGCCCGGTCTGCTCGTCGAACTGCAGGAACCACGGCCCGCCGCTGGACCCGCCGGTCATGCCGCAGGCCATCCCGTGGTCCTGGGTGAGCAGGAAGTCGGTGAAGGTGCTGCCGCTGCAGTGGATGAGCGTGGTGCCGTCGTACGGGGCCGCGGCCGGGTAGCCGAAGGTGTACATGTTCTGGTTGCGCGGCTGGTTGAACGCGATGCCCTGCGAGCCGACCACGTCGGTCAGGGACTGCCCGTTCACCTGGGCCACGACCGCCGCGCCGACGTCGTAGTTGATGTCTTCGCCGGCTTCCCACTGCGGCGTGGTCAACGTCGTCGTCGCGGGCCATTCGCCGTAGGGCGCGTTGCCGTCGTCGTAGGCGGGCACGAAGATCCAGTTGGTGTGGAAGGCACCCTGGTACTTCACGCAGTGCCCGGCGGTGATCACCGTGCTCTTGTTCTCACTGGTCACCGCGTCACCGCTGCACGAGGCGTTCTGGCCGCCCATGGTGAAGAACACGCGGCCCGCGGTGTGCACCACGTCGCCGCCGCCGGTCCAGGGCGCGCCCGTGGTCGGGAAGGCGGCCGGGACCACCTCCGGCACGCCCGCGAGCACCTCGCCCGCCACCGCCTCCGGCGCGGTGACCAGCCGTTCGACCGGCACCGCCGAGCGCATCTTCTCCGGGGTCCAGTAGTCGGCGGCGGTCTGGGCCTGGCCCGTCGCGGGGGCGCTCAGCAGGGCGCCGAGGGTCAAGCCGATCGCGGTCAGTACGGATGCTCGCCTCATCGCGCTCACCTATTCGTCCGCAGGAAGGTGATTCACCACCGAACGAATTGACGGTAATCAACTGACTACGCTGCGGCAATCAGCCGTTCGCCCGGTTTCCTACCGAAGTCGTGGGCCGAATGCCGGAAACGGCGGGCGGCGACCCTCGCACCGCCCGCCGCCGTTCAACACCGGGAAAAGATCAGCACCCGCCGCAGTTGTAGAAGGTGACGTCCCAGTGGTTCGACTCGAGGTAGTAGATGTTGCCCGAGCCCGCCTTCCACTTGTTGCCGCCGATGGAGCTGAAGTTGCCCTTGATGTAGTTGGTCAGGCAGCTGCTCAGCGAGAAGTCGAGCTTGTAGCCGTTCCAGTGGCTGTAGGTGCCGCTGGCGTGCCCGGTCTCGGTGCCGCCGGTGACGTTCAGCCCGCAGCCCGAGGCCGACTTCAGCGTCTGCGCCCCCTGGATGCTGGCCAGGTTGACCTGGTCGAACGAGGTGCAGTTCGGCTTGTTGCGGTCGCTGCAGCCCC from the Amycolatopsis magusensis genome contains:
- a CDS encoding Stk1 family PASTA domain-containing Ser/Thr kinase — encoded protein: MTRTEAGLVGTLLDRRYRVDRLLARGGMSSVYRGVDTRLDRPVAIKVMDPRFADDRSFVDRFEREARSAAKLHHQHVVAVHDQGLDTSAEVGRAFLVMELVDGGTLREVLTEQGPLDIALALSVAEPVLSALAAAHRAGLVHRDVKPENVLIGRGGQLGAGVVKVGDFGLVRAVASAGTTSSSVILGTVAYLSPEQVTLGAASVRGDVYSAGILLYEMLTGQTPYTGDTAISVAYRHVNDDVPAPSQLRPGIPPALDQLVLRATRRDPEARPADAGAFLDELLQVRAELGIPRVPVPVPPPPDVDRESDVEKTTPHLAAIAAAPTAPAVPAVQPGPQLTEQPTVRHVPQVPPARHATKMYDRPAVPPPPPSPPAGTPAPAYEEQPPPRSRRRLYVLLAVVVVLLGGTIGAASWWYSGGRYAQVPKLAGMSQAEAGDLLRAAQLNPAYTKEMHNTVPAGTVIRTDPDAGAEVLLDEQVSVVVSEGQPVVPDIKPGADPATAEQSIRLVKLEPKLDPKLDDYSATVPKGAVVKVQPNPGSRANIGDPVSIGLSKGPPPLPVPDVTGRSKEEAFKALTDAGFQPFEAGEEFVQNVPAGKVSKTSPPGGTVVTGGDKRIGVFVSSAVQVPNVVGRSPKDAAKILREAGLDPDFKRGRDDEKNDFNLVVETNPPAGTPVGKGTKVQCRTFL
- a CDS encoding SPFH domain-containing protein; translation: MDPLILAGVIVGAIILLFILLRTLYKVAEPNEALLISGWGVRVQRSETADSLGFKIITGKGVLVIPGFQTARRLSLDTRGANLQVSCVTKQGLPVTVRAVVIYKVGDDFASIANAARRFLDQQDGMNDTIHELFAGHLRSIVGGLTIEEMIHNRDALTGEIRSSSANEMIKLGLVVDSLQIQEIEDESGYILNLGKPHAAAVAASARIAEAQRDQEATQAEQVAAAQKAGAIRESEIKQAGFQAEVDQARAKAGQSGPLAEATARQEVVVQETRAAELEAALAEQKLQSQVRKPADARAYDTRTSADAERDAAIAKAQAEAKETELRAAADATKVKTAAEAEAQATKARGEASAAATRATGEAQAHAAKAQGLAEADAARAKGLAEAEAAKAKGLAEADAIKARAAALAENQEAVVAQQLAERWPEIVEAGAKAFGSVDHMVVLNGADGVSDMFAKALSLGGTGLGLARQLMEAMGQTGKSAEPETNGSVVPTTTDLR
- a CDS encoding sigma-70 family RNA polymerase sigma factor, which translates into the protein MTEVVSTGTDGDFLSQADPYRRELMAHCYRMLGSVHDAEDLVQETYIRAWRAYDRFEGRSSLRTWLYRIATSACLTALESRGRRPMPTGLGAPGCEPEDTLQERHEVPWLEPVPDALTGADGADPAAIVTSRESVRLALVAALQHLPPRQRAVLILRDVLKWRAAEVAELMDISTPAVNSILQRARAQLEKVAPTENAVTEPSAAEQRELLDRFVTAFEAKDIPAIIKLFTEDAVWEMPPFAGWYLGVERIARHLSTRCPCRPGHTRLVATWANGQPAFGTYLREHDGERFRAFNLQVLTLGQDGITHVANFVDASLFAVFELPETLPADYPAATA
- a CDS encoding TIGR03086 family metal-binding protein, giving the protein MMPTPPRALTGGVALLERAVSYTLGNLMLVTDESMANPTPCREWDLRALLAHLDDALTALAEAAEFGRVSLEPAAPVPGDPAAAVRARAGELLGAWSGEPRDLVSLGGTSMTTGLIAGAGALEVAVHGWDVARACGHDRPLPPALAGEMLELSALFVTGADRPERFAAPIEVTGRATSGDRLLAFLGRRA
- a CDS encoding wax ester/triacylglycerol synthase family O-acyltransferase; this encodes MLDGRLSGLDVAFLCLEGERTPMHMGAVVTFEPGGPVDTERLTLLLAARAARIPQLRKHIRPTLLPPGGAVWVDDPGFDPAAHIHLHHVSSLYEPDPLAAFASLWIAEPLDMSRPLWDLCLVTGLPGGRFAVLLKLHHALADGAGAFTIGSGLLDELPGARAVRATSPRPAEARPARGALGLLKDGVSTVFTQAAEGASIASSMLRAARPYPASPISAPDADERSLGFVRLDLADLRRVRKAHGGTTNDVLLAIVAGALRDWLINRGHRADDRTLRALIPVSVRARHPGSTDGNQLSGYLCDLPIGLTDPVARLRAVRRSMHHAKAQGTATGPGAFGVLANRLPAPVHRLATRAAGRAAPLLFDTVVTNVPMPSGPLTLDGARLREIYPLVPLPPHQALGIAISLYRDSVHIGLQANGEAVADLGSLRDAFAKSTATLADTCA
- a CDS encoding class II 3-deoxy-7-phosphoheptulonate synthase, translating into MGVTAYSCRVNWTVDVPVDTLPELPPLPPELRARLDEALSRPAAQQPDWPDQALTGRVRAVLESVPPITVPAEIDRLHQRLAMVANGEAFLLQGGDCAETFESNTEPHIRANLRTLLQMAVVLTYGASLPVVKVGRIAGQYAKPRSASTDSLGLPVYRGDIVNSLIAKPELRVPDPGRMIRAYANAGAAMNLVRALTAAGMADLGQLHDWNRDFVRLSPAGERYEALASEIDRGLRFMSACGVTDTSLHTTEIFASHEALLLDYERALLRLDNADADNPKLYNLSSHFLWIGERTRQLDGAHIAFAELLHNPIGLKIGPTTTPEQAVEYVRRLDPRNEPGRLTLIARMGNGKVREVLPAIVEKVEASGHKVIWQCDPMHGNTHEASTGYKTRHFDRIVDEVQGFFEVHRKLGSYPGGIHIELTGEDVTECLGGAQDISDIDLAGRYETACDPRLNTQQSLELAFLVAEMLRS
- a CDS encoding trypsin-like serine peptidase; this translates as MRRASVLTAIGLTLGALLSAPATGQAQTAADYWTPEKMRSAVPVERLVTAPEAVAGEVLAGVPEVVPAAFPTTGAPWTGGGDVVHTAGRVFFTMGGQNASCSGDAVTSENKSTVITAGHCVKYQGAFHTNWIFVPAYDDGNAPYGEWPATTTLTTPQWEAGEDINYDVGAAVVAQVNGQSLTDVVGSQGIAFNQPRNQNMYTFGYPAAAPYDGTTLIHCSGSTFTDFLLTQDHGMACGMTGGSSGGPWFLQFDEQTGRGVQASVNSFGYVFLPGYMFGPYFGAEAQALYAQAQSA